From Primulina huaijiensis isolate GDHJ02 chromosome 15, ASM1229523v2, whole genome shotgun sequence, one genomic window encodes:
- the LOC140960063 gene encoding xyloglucan galactosyltransferase XLT2-like yields the protein MFGRNEHQSHKKSKNISSNLVSARVILCKCFQLLIIFLVFQGLFLSYFSSKPPKHTPIREAVEQHIEPPPEKGICQYGMFYVYELPEIFNREMLVNCRDLDPWHSRCNAISNGGLGPRAVGSGRRSDGLGRVVPKNLSSAWYWTDMFAGEVIYHERMLRHECRTAAPEYAAAFYTPFYAGLAVAKYLFTNYTAKDRDRQCQMLLRWVAEQPYWARSNGSDHFIMLGRMTWDFRRWKDEEWGSSFVNMPLMKNILRLSVEKDPWDQLEISVPYPTGFHPKSKSELNQWLGFVQTHKRRNLFTFVGAKRQLEGDFRTLLLNHCNNESSSCRVVDCSGTRCYDGTWEILESFLDSDFCLQPRGDAHTRKSTFDCMLAGSIPVFFWRRSIKYQYEWFLGDEPDDFSVFIDRRAVRNGTSIRKVLEGYSRDKVRKMRERIINSIPIFVYRNTISDESGDYRDAFDITIEGVLRRYKEKKGLIKS from the coding sequence CCTGTCATATTTTTCCAGCAAACCACCAAAACACACACCCATTCGTGAAGCCGTTGAACAACATATCGAGCCTCCGCCGGAGAAGGGGATATGCCAATACGGTATGTTTTATGTCTACGAATTGCCGGAGATTTTCAACAGAGAGATGTTGGTCAACTGTCGTGATTTGGACCCGTGGCACTCCAGGTGTAACGCGATTTCAAACGGTGGTCTGGGCCCGAGAGCGGTGGGTTCCGGTCGGAGGTCGGACGGTCTCGGCCGCGTCGTGCCGAAAAATCTTTCCTCCGCGTGGTACTGGACTGACATGTTCGCAGGGGAAGTTATTTACCACGAGAGAATGTTGAGGCACGAGTGCAGGACTGCGGCGCCGGAGTACGCCGCGGCGTTTTACACACCCTTCTACGCCGGGCTAGCGGTAGCGAAGTATTTGTTCACAAATTACACCGCCAAGGACAGGGATCGACAGTGCCAGATGCTTCTTCGGTGGGTGGCGGAGCAGCCGTATTGGGCGAGATCCAACGGTTCAGATCACTTCATCATGCTCGGCCGGATGACGTGGGATTTCCGGCGGTGGAAAGACGAAGAATGGGGCTCGAGCTTCGTCAACATGCCGTTGATGAAAAACATCTTACGACTCTCCGTTGAAAAGGACCCTTGGGACCAGCTCGAGATCAGTGTACCGTACCCCACCGGATTTCATCCCAAGTCCAAGTCAGAGTTAAATCAATGGCTGGGATTTGTCCAAACCCACAAAAGACGCAACTTGTTCACTTTTGTTGGTGCCAAGAGACAATTAGAAGGTGATTTTAGGACCCTCTTACTAAACCATTGCAACAACGAGTCGAGCTCGTGTCGAGTCGTCGATTGCTCGGGTACTCGATGCTACGACGGTACTTGGGAGATTCTCGAATCGTTTTTGGACTCAGATTTTTGCTTACAACCTCGAGGTGATGCACATACAAGAAAGTCAACGTTCGATTGCATGTTGGCTGGTTCGATCCCGGTTTTTTTCTGGCGAAGAAGCATTAAGTATCAATACGAGTGGTTCTTGGGCGATGAACCGGATGATTTTTCGGTTTTTATAGACAGGAGAGCCGTGAGAAACGGGACGTCGATAAGAAAAGTTTTGGAGGGGTATAGTAGGGACAAGGTAAGGAAGATGAGAGAAAGGATTATTAATTCGATTCCTATATTTGTGTATAGAAATACGATTAGTGATGAATCGGGGGATTATAGAGATGCTTTTGATATTACAATTGAAGGGGTGTTGCGGAGGTACAAGGAGAAAAAGGGTTTGATAAAGAGTTAA
- the LOC140960064 gene encoding WD40 repeat-containing protein HOS15-like, protein MESITSLELNYLVYRYLHESGFTHAAFTFGFESGLNKSSIDGNLIPPGSLVKVVQKGLQFVEMEANVTNAEIDEDDDFTYLQPLDLITKDMNELYKIVENKRDRKQEARERKLDEETVEAATGRVTDKEKVKIIPKKARDIKG, encoded by the exons ATGGAGTCAATCACTTCTTTGGAATTGAATTATCTCGTATACCGTTATCTTCATGAATCAG GATTTACGCATGCTGCTTTCACTTTTGGATTTGAGTCTGGTCTCAACAAATCCTCGATTGATGGCAATCTGATTCCACCTGGATCTTTAGTTAAAGTTGTGCAAAAAGGACTTCAATTTGTGGAAATGGAAGCAAATGTTACTAAT GCCGAGATTGACGAGGACGACGACTTCACATATTTGCAACCATTAGATCTCATCACAAAGGACATGAACGAGCTATATAAAATAGTTGAGAACAAAAGGGACAGGAAACAGGAGGCTAGAGAAAGGAAATTGGATGAAGAAACCGTTGAAGCAGCAACTGGCAGAGTTACCGATAAGGAGAAGGTAAAGATAATACCAAAAAAAGCTAGGGATATAAAGGGATAG
- the LOC140960208 gene encoding transcription factor MYB44-like: MAANIHKTDTDRIKGPWSPEEDDLLQHLVQKHGPRNWSLISKSIVGRSGKSCRLRWCNQLSPQVEHRAFSPEEDRIIIRAHAKFGNKWATIARLLSGRTDNAIKNHWNSTLKRKCDEGGGDSNFAEFEIHQEKPPLKRSASEGSGLPVYFSPGSPSCSDVSDSSLPVVSGSNLYKPVARPGGVSPKKLEVGSAGGDPPTSLSLSLPGSDSSESTSLKIELTEAKRNPTPPPPPTPLLSLAVSPKPLAVAKAATSLAVQIPQQEMVFTPFSAELMAVMQEMIKTEVRNYMMGLEQHQKKLFHHQQQQHYIQQQIQQQVQQMGMCMQQANVNERLRNPTINRLGISRID; the protein is encoded by the coding sequence ATGGCAGCGAATATCCACAAAACGGATACGGATCGGATCAAGGGACCGTGGAGTCCCGAAGAAGACGACCTTCTACAGCATTTGGTGCAGAAGCACGGCCCCAGAAACTGGTCCCTTATCAGCAAATCCATCGTCGGGAGGTCTGGGAAGAGCTGCCGCCTCAGGTGGTGTAATCAGCTCTCTCCGCAGGTGGAGCATCGGGCTTTCAGCCCGGAGGAGGATCGGATCATCATTCGGGCCCATGCCAAGTTCGGTAACAAATGGGCCACCATAGCCCGTCTCCTTTCGGGTCGGACCGATAACGCCATCAAGAATCACTGGAACTCGACCCTCAAGCGCAAGTGCGATGAGGGTGGCGGTGATAGCAATTTTGCGGAGTTTGAGATTCACCAGGAGAAGCCGCCGTTGAAGAGATCCGCCAGCGAAGGGTCGGGTCTACCCGTTTACTTCAGTCCGGGCAGCCCGTCTTGCTCTGACGTCAGCGACTCGAGTTTGCCGGTGGTGTCTGGGTCGAATTTGTATAAACCCGTGGCGAGACCCGGTGGAGTCTCGCCGAAGAAACTAGAAGTAGGATCCGCCGGCGGCGATCCTCCGACTAGTCTTAGCCTCTCCCTTCCAGGGTCGGATTCATCTGAGTCGACGAGTCTCAAGATTGAGTTGACTGAGGCAAAAAGGAACCCAACTCCACCCCCGCCGCCGACGCCTCTGCTTTCGTTGGCAGTGTCGCCTAAGCCCTTAGCTGTTGCTAAGGCGGCCACTTCGTTGGCGGTTCAGATACCGCAGCAGGAGATGGTGTTCACACCGTTCAGCGCGGAACTGATGGCCGTGATGCAGGAGATGATAAAAACAGAGGTGCGGAACTATATGATGGGATTGGAGCAGCATCAAAAGAAACTTTTCCACCATCAACAGCAGCAGCATTACATCCAACAGCAGATTCAGCAGCAGGTTCAGCAGATGGGGATGTGCATGCAACAAGCCAATGTCAACGAGAGACTAAGGAATCCAACCATAAATCGCCTTGGAATCAGCAGAATCGATTAA